The following proteins are co-located in the Brevibacillus laterosporus DSM 25 genome:
- a CDS encoding non-ribosomal peptide synthetase, giving the protein MCVGKTMKIEKTNVEEILGLTPSQEGILFYYLYNLESREYYEQLSIHVEGRVQPELIKQAWDYIAQQNEMLRTIYRWENLEKPVQIILKDKPVPFRQIDLSMVPIEQKMEKLANVKLQDLQEPLHLHIEPFRFTLCKLTDNHYEMIITNHHILYDGWSNGVLLSEFFQAYHNLKEGQENTAKEKSKFKDFIKWSQSQQEKEEVTLFWKSLLDGFDTKSDVLARKEYNLEASKQGKSYTYGFTQSLTKRLKTFVQEQNITIATFFYTVWGMVLQRYNNNQDVVFGVTSSGRTAPIKGIDQMVGLFINTLPLRVKNRSDETIIDLLQMVHQQVKEREAFEAIPLVDVKKWTQLDNQESLFDSIMIVQNYPIDFSLMNKFSDLSVRSYEMNELTNYPLCLEIVMKEDVELRITYHQNRFDESTIERIAGHVLQMIEEIQNDPYANLFSIKMITPQEKTLILEKFNDTTVDNLQEQTIHQLFESQVERTPDQVAIVYEGAQLTYRELNERANQLARTLRAEGVGPDQLVGIMVERSLDMMVGLLGILKAGGAYVPIDPAYPEERIRYMLEDTGAKLVVVHSHLQERITFSGKCLALDEEASYQDLTTNLEPISTPTDLAYVIYTSGSTGRPKGVMITHQSVINHVYGITDRIDFTSGKSILSITTISFDIFILETFLSLSKGVRVVIASEAQRADPKALCEIIWNEKIDMLQMTPPRMQMLLSSMHDTERVKCLEGVREIMLGGEALPVSLLQALRTYTQARLYNMYGPTETTVWSSVAEIKTGEAITVGKPLANNYFYVLSDQNQLQPIGVAGELCIAGEGLARGYWNLPELTAKKFVENPFVPGSLIHKTGDLAKWLPDGTIECLGRIDHQVKIRGYRVELGEVEAQLVKIKEVREAVVIAREDQDGTNHLCAYFVAEKQLTVNELKRSLSYELPNYMVPSYFMQLDKLPHSLNGKIDRKSLPAPEGSSIHTGVEYVAPRTEIEGKMVQIWSEILQIEKIGINDNFFELGGHSLKASQFVSTLRKVSNKQLPLRAIFNRPTIAELASLVENEASLDYGKIEKAPVQDYYPISSAQKRLFVLDKMEQGSTTYNMPGMISLKGNVDRNRIEQAFRQLVDRHEALRTSFHFINNEVVQQIHPKVTFSMSEHSLQESANAEIDRSVLITQIVESFVQPFDLQQAPLLRVKLVHIEKEEYLLLVDMHHIISDGSTIELFIEEFMSLYAGKSLPELAIQYKDYTVWHNSQVASDEWAKKEQYWLSQFADEIPILHLPTDFARPPIKSFMGDHVLMRWNKEETAAIHQFALENNVTPFMVLLATYHFLLATYSGQNDQVIGTPFAGRTHADLQNVMGMFVNTLPIRNRVEKGDSFVSFLARVKQNVLLAYEHQEYPFEELVQKLDVERNVDRNPVFDTMFILQNMDSKELALEDISISQLEFPNKTSKFDLTLEAKEREGRYHFRLEYCKDLFHKRTAEQLVKHFIHLLTKVTKSPDFTFDSLELLLPEEKNQLLVEFNDTVMSYDQDKTIHQLFADRVKLTPNQIAVMCEERSLTYQELDDKANQIAHYLLEHHQVQPNQLIGILIERSEFILIAMLGILKAGAAYVPIDPVLPDERIKVIVNEASISVVLSTSRFIHQLNALQWECPTLHTFVCLDKDEITSIDSSQTNELLDQKLWNHIGSVGDDEISIGGWVSSYTGQPFSLEEMSEYSKNVLHKLKSHLNSRTRVLEIGCSSGLTMFELAPYVGSYYGTDLSDVIIEKNRQRMVHEGVSNIKLTTLPAHEIDQLDERDFDVVILNSVIQYFPNHNYLRFVLAKALELMGKNGVLFVGDIMDLSLKEQMIQSLTEHKKSQSDDDKHRTKTEFTTELFISRSFLEDWLLKHDEVTHVTFSQKEHSIENELTRYRYDALFTIDKECLPEDSLTKKNVDIQGRRQKGASIINRQPTQAINTQIAAHSLCYVCFTSGSTGKPKGVMIEHRGVHNFIEAAVKIIPFEEGKRLVSVTNISFDVLVLETFVPLLKGVTVVIATESEQRDPKRLSRSIINSKTSMIQVTPSRLQLLMNDKECHHSLHLLEIIMIGGEAFSTVQLKGLQAITQAKLFNLYGPTETTVYSAIADLTHKETVTIGQPIGNTSIYIVDKHKKLVPIGVQGELCIAGDGVARGYLHQPELTSEKFVSDPFHADSTVRMYCTGDLARWCEDGTLEYLGRSDHQVKIRGYRIELGEIEERLQSHEEITEAIVLSSEDTFGNKILIAYIVAQTELSVAPLREFVKEALPEYMVPAHFVQIEKMPLTPSGKADRKALENTTSRLSTGTAFVAASNEIEEVLLSIWEELLGVTGFGIHDNFFDLGGNSLLLVRMHSRVDEKYPNHVTVTDMFTYPSINKIATLIMHGDIEQTRTFSLPSISMARDYFASNQMSEAGSLFEAELTPATVMKLQRLAEVEQVTIEDVFVATYMFLLAQISGSKQLSIQLLMQTPNQFMSLDADISSMTNFSELFRYVHQKQKAEDDIKVYEPDSLSGLVMSKEPFTITPLLYRKGLATKRSEMNDIFDILLEIEQGSKNIYLRLDYQQQLLRSEKMKELLNAYMKLLTMILENY; this is encoded by the coding sequence ATGTGCGTGGGGAAAACAATGAAGATTGAAAAAACGAACGTAGAAGAAATTTTGGGATTAACGCCTTCTCAAGAAGGAATATTATTTTACTATTTATATAATCTTGAAAGTAGAGAGTATTATGAACAATTGTCTATACATGTGGAAGGCAGGGTTCAACCAGAACTAATAAAGCAAGCATGGGATTACATTGCGCAACAGAACGAGATGCTACGAACTATTTATCGGTGGGAGAATTTAGAAAAGCCGGTGCAGATCATTTTAAAGGATAAGCCAGTACCTTTTAGACAGATTGATTTATCGATGGTACCTATAGAACAAAAAATGGAAAAACTTGCAAATGTAAAGCTACAAGACCTCCAAGAGCCATTACATCTACATATAGAACCGTTCCGTTTTACTTTGTGTAAATTGACGGACAATCATTATGAAATGATTATTACGAATCATCATATTCTGTATGATGGATGGAGTAATGGTGTTTTACTTAGCGAATTTTTTCAAGCTTATCATAATCTCAAAGAAGGACAGGAAAATACGGCAAAAGAGAAAAGTAAATTTAAAGATTTTATCAAATGGAGTCAATCTCAGCAGGAGAAGGAAGAAGTTACTCTATTTTGGAAAAGCCTTCTTGATGGATTCGATACAAAATCAGATGTACTTGCCCGTAAAGAATATAACCTTGAAGCTTCGAAACAGGGGAAAAGCTATACATATGGTTTCACACAGAGCTTGACTAAGCGTTTAAAAACATTTGTACAAGAACAAAATATTACAATCGCTACCTTTTTTTACACAGTTTGGGGCATGGTGTTACAACGCTATAATAACAATCAGGATGTTGTGTTTGGTGTAACTAGTTCAGGGCGTACAGCGCCGATTAAAGGGATCGATCAAATGGTAGGTCTCTTTATCAATACACTACCGTTACGTGTAAAAAACCGTTCAGATGAGACGATTATCGATTTGCTACAAATGGTTCACCAACAAGTGAAAGAACGAGAAGCTTTTGAAGCAATTCCACTTGTTGATGTCAAAAAATGGACTCAATTGGATAACCAGGAATCGTTATTTGATTCTATTATGATCGTCCAGAATTACCCGATTGATTTTAGCCTGATGAACAAATTTTCCGATTTGTCAGTCCGGTCCTACGAGATGAACGAATTAACCAATTATCCGCTATGCTTGGAAATCGTCATGAAAGAGGATGTAGAATTACGAATCACTTATCACCAAAATCGTTTTGACGAATCTACCATCGAGCGTATTGCTGGGCATGTGCTACAAATGATAGAAGAGATACAAAACGACCCATATGCAAACCTCTTTTCTATTAAGATGATAACTCCTCAAGAGAAAACGTTGATTCTTGAGAAGTTCAACGATACAACAGTAGATAATTTACAAGAGCAAACCATTCACCAGTTATTTGAGAGTCAGGTGGAGCGTACACCGGATCAAGTAGCGATAGTCTATGAAGGTGCGCAATTAACATACCGTGAATTAAATGAGCGAGCGAACCAATTGGCACGAACTCTGAGAGCAGAAGGAGTAGGACCTGATCAACTGGTTGGGATTATGGTAGAGCGTTCCTTGGACATGATGGTTGGGCTATTAGGAATCCTGAAGGCGGGAGGAGCTTATGTCCCGATTGATCCAGCCTATCCAGAAGAGCGCATTCGCTACATGCTAGAAGATACGGGCGCCAAACTGGTAGTGGTACATAGTCATTTACAAGAGAGAATCACCTTTTCTGGAAAATGTCTCGCTCTGGATGAGGAAGCTTCCTATCAGGATCTCACAACCAATCTTGAGCCGATTAGTACCCCAACTGATTTAGCGTATGTTATATACACATCAGGTTCAACAGGTAGGCCTAAAGGGGTCATGATTACTCATCAATCAGTTATCAATCATGTATATGGTATTACGGATCGGATTGATTTTACTTCAGGAAAGTCTATCCTTTCTATTACGACAATTTCATTTGATATATTCATTTTGGAAACGTTCCTTTCGCTAAGTAAAGGGGTAAGGGTTGTCATAGCTAGTGAAGCTCAACGGGCTGATCCCAAAGCATTATGTGAAATCATTTGGAATGAGAAAATCGATATGCTTCAAATGACACCTCCTCGTATGCAAATGTTATTGTCTTCCATGCATGACACAGAGCGGGTCAAATGTTTAGAGGGAGTTCGTGAGATTATGCTGGGGGGAGAAGCCCTACCTGTTTCATTGCTACAAGCCTTACGTACCTACACTCAGGCACGATTGTATAATATGTACGGTCCTACCGAAACCACTGTTTGGTCATCGGTCGCAGAAATAAAGACAGGGGAAGCTATCACAGTTGGTAAGCCGCTCGCGAATAATTACTTCTATGTTTTAAGTGATCAAAATCAGCTTCAGCCAATAGGTGTGGCAGGTGAGCTATGTATTGCGGGTGAGGGACTAGCACGGGGCTACTGGAACCTTCCAGAATTAACAGCTAAAAAGTTTGTAGAAAATCCATTTGTGCCAGGAAGCTTAATACATAAAACAGGTGATTTGGCAAAATGGCTTCCAGATGGAACCATCGAGTGTTTAGGGAGAATCGATCATCAAGTTAAAATTCGAGGCTATCGCGTTGAACTTGGAGAAGTAGAAGCACAGCTTGTGAAGATAAAAGAAGTGCGGGAAGCTGTTGTAATTGCGCGGGAAGATCAAGATGGGACCAATCATTTGTGCGCTTATTTTGTGGCGGAAAAGCAATTGACTGTAAATGAACTAAAAAGAAGCTTGTCTTACGAACTTCCTAATTACATGGTTCCATCTTATTTCATGCAGTTGGATAAATTACCTCATTCACTAAACGGAAAGATTGATCGTAAGTCTCTCCCTGCTCCAGAGGGGTCTAGTATCCACACAGGAGTAGAATACGTAGCACCTCGTACAGAGATAGAAGGTAAAATGGTGCAAATCTGGAGTGAGATCTTACAGATCGAAAAAATAGGAATCAATGATAATTTTTTTGAACTGGGTGGCCATTCTCTCAAAGCATCCCAATTTGTATCTACATTACGAAAAGTCTCTAACAAACAGCTTCCGCTACGAGCAATATTTAATAGACCAACAATTGCAGAATTAGCGTCATTGGTAGAAAATGAAGCATCTTTAGATTACGGGAAAATTGAAAAAGCACCTGTACAAGATTACTATCCGATTTCTTCTGCACAGAAAAGATTGTTTGTGCTAGATAAAATGGAACAGGGTTCAACGACCTATAACATGCCAGGAATGATTTCACTAAAGGGCAATGTAGATCGTAACCGTATAGAACAAGCATTTCGTCAACTAGTGGATCGCCATGAGGCTTTACGGACATCTTTTCATTTTATAAATAATGAGGTAGTTCAACAGATCCATCCGAAGGTTACGTTCTCCATGTCAGAGCATTCATTACAGGAGAGTGCGAATGCAGAAATAGATCGGTCCGTATTGATTACCCAAATAGTTGAATCATTTGTGCAGCCGTTTGATCTGCAACAAGCGCCGCTCTTAAGAGTCAAGCTTGTACATATAGAGAAGGAAGAATATCTTCTCTTGGTTGATATGCATCACATCATATCAGACGGATCAACGATTGAATTGTTTATTGAAGAATTCATGAGCTTATACGCGGGTAAGTCATTACCTGAATTGGCTATTCAGTATAAAGATTATACGGTCTGGCACAATTCACAGGTAGCTTCAGATGAATGGGCTAAAAAAGAACAGTATTGGCTATCACAATTTGCTGATGAAATTCCAATATTGCATCTTCCTACCGATTTTGCCCGTCCTCCAATAAAAAGCTTTATGGGGGATCATGTGTTGATGAGGTGGAATAAAGAAGAGACTGCCGCGATCCATCAATTTGCTTTAGAAAACAACGTAACTCCTTTTATGGTACTTCTTGCGACATATCATTTCTTGCTGGCTACATATTCAGGCCAAAATGATCAAGTGATTGGAACGCCATTTGCAGGGAGAACACATGCTGATTTGCAAAATGTAATGGGGATGTTTGTAAACACATTACCGATCCGTAATCGCGTGGAAAAGGGGGATAGCTTCGTTTCCTTTCTTGCAAGAGTGAAACAAAACGTATTGTTAGCTTATGAGCACCAAGAGTATCCGTTTGAGGAATTGGTTCAAAAGCTGGATGTTGAACGGAATGTAGACAGAAACCCAGTGTTTGATACCATGTTTATTTTACAGAATATGGACAGCAAAGAGCTGGCATTAGAGGATATTTCCATTAGTCAATTGGAGTTTCCAAATAAAACATCTAAATTTGACCTAACTCTTGAAGCAAAAGAAAGGGAAGGACGATATCATTTCCGCCTAGAATATTGTAAAGATTTGTTTCACAAAAGAACGGCAGAGCAACTAGTAAAACACTTTATTCATTTATTAACAAAGGTTACGAAGAGTCCTGATTTTACTTTTGATAGTCTGGAATTGTTATTACCAGAAGAAAAAAATCAGCTTCTCGTTGAATTTAATGACACGGTAATGTCCTATGACCAGGATAAAACGATCCATCAATTATTTGCTGATCGTGTAAAGCTAACTCCTAATCAAATCGCAGTCATGTGTGAAGAACGATCGCTTACGTATCAGGAATTAGATGATAAGGCTAATCAAATCGCTCATTATTTACTCGAGCATCATCAGGTACAACCGAATCAATTAATTGGAATACTTATTGAACGTTCTGAATTCATTTTAATCGCAATGCTTGGAATTCTGAAGGCAGGAGCTGCCTATGTACCAATTGATCCTGTATTACCCGATGAACGAATAAAGGTAATCGTAAATGAAGCAAGCATAAGTGTTGTCCTATCAACTTCGCGTTTTATCCATCAGCTTAATGCGTTGCAATGGGAATGTCCAACTTTACATACCTTTGTATGCCTTGACAAAGACGAGATTACTTCCATTGACTCCAGCCAAACAAACGAACTGCTTGATCAGAAATTGTGGAATCATATCGGTTCAGTCGGGGATGATGAGATTTCTATTGGCGGCTGGGTAAGTAGCTATACGGGACAACCCTTCTCACTAGAGGAAATGAGTGAGTATAGTAAAAACGTGCTGCATAAGCTAAAATCTCATCTAAATTCTCGGACGAGGGTTTTGGAAATTGGATGTTCATCAGGTTTAACTATGTTTGAGCTAGCTCCCTATGTTGGTTCTTATTATGGTACTGATTTATCTGATGTCATTATTGAGAAAAATAGGCAAAGAATGGTGCATGAAGGTGTTTCTAACATTAAACTTACCACTTTACCTGCTCACGAAATTGATCAATTGGATGAACGAGATTTTGATGTAGTGATTTTAAATAGTGTCATTCAATATTTTCCTAATCATAATTATTTACGCTTTGTTTTAGCAAAAGCACTAGAGTTGATGGGGAAAAATGGGGTTTTATTTGTTGGCGACATTATGGATTTGTCGTTGAAGGAACAGATGATACAGTCATTAACGGAACATAAGAAATCACAGAGTGATGATGATAAACATCGTACAAAAACAGAATTTACAACTGAATTGTTTATCTCGCGTTCTTTCCTAGAAGATTGGCTATTGAAGCACGACGAGGTTACACATGTTACTTTTTCTCAAAAAGAACACAGCATTGAAAATGAGTTAACTCGATATCGATATGATGCATTGTTTACTATTGATAAAGAGTGTCTACCAGAGGATTCCCTGACGAAAAAGAATGTGGACATTCAAGGCAGGCGGCAAAAGGGTGCTTCTATTATAAATAGACAGCCTACACAAGCAATAAATACTCAAATAGCTGCTCATTCACTTTGTTACGTTTGCTTTACTTCTGGCTCAACTGGGAAGCCGAAAGGTGTAATGATTGAGCATCGTGGTGTGCATAATTTTATAGAAGCTGCTGTAAAAATCATTCCTTTTGAAGAGGGAAAAAGGCTTGTCTCTGTTACTAATATTAGCTTTGATGTACTAGTGTTGGAGACCTTTGTCCCATTGCTAAAAGGAGTTACTGTAGTTATCGCTACGGAAAGTGAACAACGTGATCCTAAACGCTTGAGCAGGTCGATCATCAACAGTAAAACAAGCATGATACAAGTCACTCCTTCACGTCTTCAGCTCCTTATGAATGATAAGGAGTGTCATCACAGCTTACATCTGCTTGAAATCATTATGATCGGTGGAGAAGCTTTTTCAACTGTTCAATTAAAAGGACTGCAAGCCATCACACAGGCCAAGCTGTTCAATTTGTACGGGCCTACTGAGACAACGGTTTACTCCGCGATTGCTGATTTAACTCACAAAGAAACAGTAACCATCGGTCAGCCAATAGGAAATACTAGTATCTACATTGTAGACAAACATAAAAAACTGGTCCCCATTGGCGTCCAAGGAGAACTGTGTATAGCGGGGGATGGTGTAGCAAGAGGTTATCTGCATCAGCCAGAGCTGACCTCAGAAAAGTTTGTGTCCGATCCGTTTCATGCTGACAGTACTGTGAGAATGTATTGTACAGGTGATCTAGCGAGATGGTGTGAGGATGGTACGCTTGAATATTTGGGACGATCTGATCATCAGGTGAAAATTAGGGGATATCGCATTGAATTAGGGGAGATTGAAGAACGATTACAAAGCCACGAAGAGATTACGGAAGCTATTGTTCTTAGTAGCGAGGATACGTTTGGCAATAAAATATTGATTGCCTATATTGTCGCCCAAACCGAGCTTTCGGTTGCACCTCTGCGTGAGTTTGTAAAAGAAGCACTTCCTGAGTATATGGTTCCGGCACATTTTGTACAAATAGAGAAGATGCCGCTCACGCCAAGTGGTAAGGCTGATCGTAAAGCGCTCGAAAATACCACATCTAGACTTTCTACAGGTACTGCGTTTGTTGCGGCCTCAAATGAGATAGAAGAAGTACTGCTTTCCATTTGGGAAGAATTACTTGGAGTTACAGGCTTTGGTATTCACGATAATTTCTTTGACCTTGGTGGAAATTCTTTATTATTGGTACGAATGCACAGCCGTGTGGATGAAAAATATCCCAATCATGTGACTGTTACTGATATGTTCACTTATCCATCCATTAATAAGATCGCTACATTAATTATGCATGGTGATATTGAGCAAACTAGAACGTTTAGTTTACCAAGCATTTCTATGGCCCGTGATTACTTTGCTAGTAATCAGATGAGTGAGGCAGGTTCTTTGTTTGAAGCAGAATTAACTCCTGCTACTGTGATGAAATTACAGCGATTGGCGGAAGTAGAACAAGTGACGATAGAGGATGTATTTGTTGCTACTTATATGTTTTTGCTCGCTCAAATTAGTGGGTCTAAACAATTATCCATTCAGCTATTAATGCAAACTCCAAATCAGTTCATGTCATTAGACGCAGATATAAGTTCAATGACTAATTTTTCTGAGTTGTTCCGCTATGTCCATCAGAAACAGAAAGCGGAAGATGATATCAAGGTATATGAGCCAGATAGTCTCTCTGGACTTGTCATGTCCAAAGAACCATTTACTATTACTCCGTTACTTTACCGAAAAGGACTTGCAACGAAGCGTAGTGAGATGAATGACATATTTGATATCCTGCTTGAAATTGAACAGGGTAGCAAAAATATATACCTCCGTCTTGATTATCAACAACAATTGCTTAGAAGCGAAAAAATGAAAGAATTGCTTAATGCTTATATGAAACTCCTTACAATGATCTTAGAAAATTATTAA